One window from the genome of Thermus islandicus DSM 21543 encodes:
- the soxC gene encoding sulfite dehydrogenase yields MDRRRFFRLLGAGGLWGLLRGKAQGLPWTEETFAPTKALGAPLSEYGQRSPFEEGVVRYISPNLRTRHSGADFAPLEKLEGVITPNGLHFERHHSGVPQVDPKSYRLVIHGMVERPLVFTLEELKRFPSVTRTYFIECAGNGQNGYRNPPDPNLTATRSRGLASNASWTGVPLALLLKEAGVKPEAKWLIPEGMDAAMYTRSLPLEKAMEDVLVAYAQNGEALRPEQGYPVRLVVPGWEGSIQVKWLRRILVTDLPAMAKDETSEYTDVMADGKILAFTWVMDPESILTYPSGLQTLKPGFHEIRGLAWSGHGRIVKVEISLDEGKTWREAILEPPVERYAFVRFKMPWYWNGEEVVLWSRAWDEKGNTQPTREEFFKKWGRNNRYHYNAIQAWRVLKDGRVVNGDRPLGSRAFGPAGGCGGEVFDV; encoded by the coding sequence ATGGACCGAAGGAGGTTCTTCCGGCTTTTGGGCGCCGGGGGGCTTTGGGGCCTCCTCAGGGGCAAGGCCCAGGGGCTTCCCTGGACGGAGGAGACCTTTGCCCCCACCAAGGCCCTAGGAGCTCCCCTTTCCGAGTACGGGCAGCGGAGCCCCTTTGAGGAAGGGGTGGTGCGCTACATCTCGCCCAATCTCCGCACCCGCCACTCCGGGGCCGACTTTGCCCCTTTGGAGAAGCTGGAGGGGGTGATCACCCCCAACGGTCTCCACTTTGAGCGGCACCACAGCGGGGTGCCCCAGGTGGACCCCAAGAGCTACCGCTTGGTGATCCACGGGATGGTGGAGCGTCCCTTGGTCTTCACCCTCGAGGAGCTCAAGCGCTTCCCTTCGGTGACCCGAACCTACTTCATTGAATGTGCGGGCAACGGCCAAAACGGCTACCGCAACCCCCCGGACCCCAACCTCACCGCCACCCGTAGCCGGGGCCTGGCCTCCAACGCCAGCTGGACGGGGGTACCTTTGGCCCTGCTCCTCAAGGAGGCCGGGGTGAAGCCGGAGGCGAAGTGGCTGATCCCCGAGGGTATGGACGCGGCGATGTACACCCGCTCCCTTCCCCTGGAGAAGGCCATGGAGGACGTCCTGGTAGCCTATGCGCAAAACGGCGAGGCCCTGCGCCCCGAGCAGGGGTACCCCGTGCGCCTGGTGGTGCCGGGTTGGGAGGGGAGCATCCAGGTGAAGTGGCTTAGGCGCATCCTGGTCACCGACCTCCCCGCCATGGCCAAGGACGAGACCAGCGAGTACACCGATGTCATGGCCGACGGCAAAATCCTGGCCTTTACCTGGGTCATGGACCCGGAGTCCATCCTCACCTACCCCTCGGGGTTGCAGACCCTTAAGCCAGGCTTCCACGAGATCCGGGGCCTCGCCTGGAGCGGCCACGGGCGCATCGTCAAGGTGGAGATCTCCTTGGACGAGGGGAAGACCTGGCGGGAGGCCATCCTGGAACCCCCGGTGGAGCGCTACGCCTTCGTGCGCTTCAAGATGCCCTGGTACTGGAACGGCGAAGAGGTGGTCCTCTGGAGCCGGGCCTGGGATGAGAAGGGCAACACCCAGCCCACGCGGGAGGAATTTTTCAAAAAGTGGGGAAGGAACAACCGCTACCACTACAACGCCATCCAGGCCTGGCGCGTGCTCAAAGACGGCCGGGTGGTGAACGGCGACCGGCCCCTGGGGAGCCGGGCCTTTGGGCCCGCCGGGGGATGTGGCGGGGAGGTGTTTGATGTCTAG
- a CDS encoding c-type cytochrome, whose protein sequence is MSRLLLVLVVLGLAFAARYRLGTPISEELAAQYDLRPVVLPDGRGLPPGEGKVEEGRRIYAEKCASCHGANGEGYPFNRLVSEPFPITPDTEPVEYAIGNYWQYPTTLFDYIRRAMPFGQGGTLSNEEVYHLVAYLLYMNGITDASTPVNQATLPRIRMPARDLLHLDPETKRRFPWLTLP, encoded by the coding sequence ATGTCTAGGCTTCTCCTGGTGCTCGTTGTCCTGGGCCTGGCCTTTGCCGCCCGCTACCGGCTTGGCACCCCCATCAGCGAGGAGCTGGCCGCCCAGTATGATCTTCGGCCCGTGGTTCTGCCCGACGGCCGGGGGCTTCCCCCGGGGGAGGGGAAGGTGGAGGAGGGGAGGCGGATCTACGCCGAGAAGTGCGCCTCCTGCCACGGGGCGAACGGGGAGGGCTACCCCTTTAACCGCCTGGTCTCCGAGCCCTTTCCCATCACCCCCGACACCGAGCCGGTGGAGTACGCCATCGGCAACTACTGGCAGTACCCCACCACCCTCTTTGACTACATCCGCCGGGCCATGCCCTTCGGCCAAGGGGGGACCCTCAGCAACGAGGAGGTCTACCACCTGGTGGCCTACCTTCTCTACATGAACGGGATCACCGACGCCAGCACCCCGGTGAACCAGGCGACCCTACCCAGGATTCGGATGCCCGCCCGGGACCTCCTCCACTTGGACCCCGAGACGAAGCGCCGCTTCCCCTGGCTTACCCTACCCTAG
- the ccdA gene encoding cytochrome c biogenesis protein CcdA, translated as MSLSLAAAFFAGVLSFLSPCVLPLVPTYLLYLGGERGRPLFNALFFVLGFGLVFLLLGLPFTLLGNFLFAHRQTLAQAGGVVLILFGLYMLGLRPRFALALRYEGETGRPLGAFLFGATLALGWTPCIGPILGAILTLTAVGGGVAFLLAYILGLAVPFLLVALFADRLKGWLRRAGRLAHYAEVFAGVVLVAVGLLLLTGSFTVLNTFFLRITPEWLQRYL; from the coding sequence ATGAGCCTTTCCCTGGCCGCAGCCTTTTTCGCAGGGGTGCTCTCCTTCCTCTCCCCCTGTGTCCTCCCCCTTGTTCCTACCTACCTCCTCTACCTAGGGGGGGAACGGGGGCGCCCCCTTTTCAACGCCCTCTTCTTTGTCCTGGGGTTCGGGCTGGTCTTCCTCCTCCTGGGCCTTCCCTTCACCCTCCTGGGAAACTTCCTCTTTGCCCACCGCCAGACCCTGGCCCAGGCGGGGGGCGTGGTCCTCATCCTTTTTGGCCTCTACATGCTGGGCCTGAGGCCCCGCTTTGCCCTTGCCCTCCGCTACGAGGGGGAGACGGGCCGGCCCCTTGGCGCCTTTCTTTTCGGGGCCACCTTGGCCTTAGGCTGGACCCCCTGCATTGGCCCCATCCTGGGGGCCATCCTCACCCTCACCGCGGTGGGCGGTGGGGTGGCCTTCCTTCTGGCCTACATCCTGGGCCTCGCCGTGCCCTTCCTCCTGGTGGCCCTCTTCGCCGATCGGCTGAAGGGATGGCTCAGGCGGGCAGGCCGGTTGGCCCACTACGCGGAGGTCTTCGCCGGGGTGGTGCTCGTGGCGGTGGGCCTCCTCCTCCTCACGGGAAGTTTCACCGTCCTCAACACCTTCTTCCTGCGCATCACCCCGGAGTGGTTGCAGAGGTACCTGTGA
- a CDS encoding ABC transporter ATP-binding protein, which produces MLLRLEAVSKRFGRDWVFRDLTFALRRGEAVALLGPNGSGKTTLLRLMAGLLRPTRGRVARQGLALYLPSPPAFHRHLTAREHLLHDLAFYGRAGDWKGALERFGLPENRPLAAFSSGMRKRLALARLLLLRPDLWLLDEPETALDAEGRGLLLEVLWEARKEAGVVLATHDRALAEAVADRTLRLGEA; this is translated from the coding sequence ATGCTCTTGCGCCTCGAGGCCGTTTCCAAGAGGTTTGGCCGCGACTGGGTGTTCCGCGACCTCACCTTCGCCCTGAGGAGGGGGGAGGCGGTGGCCCTGCTGGGCCCCAACGGCTCGGGCAAGACCACCCTCCTCCGCCTGATGGCGGGGCTTTTGAGGCCCACCCGGGGCCGGGTGGCGCGCCAGGGCCTGGCCCTCTACCTCCCCAGTCCCCCGGCCTTCCATCGCCACCTCACCGCCCGGGAGCACCTCCTCCACGACCTGGCCTTCTACGGGCGGGCGGGGGACTGGAAGGGGGCTTTGGAGAGGTTCGGCCTCCCGGAAAACCGACCCCTGGCCGCCTTCTCCAGCGGGATGCGGAAGCGGCTTGCCCTGGCCCGCCTCCTCCTTCTCCGCCCGGACCTTTGGCTTTTGGACGAGCCCGAGACCGCCCTGGACGCCGAGGGGCGGGGCCTGCTCTTGGAGGTGCTCTGGGAGGCCCGGAAGGAGGCGGGGGTGGTCCTGGCCACCCACGACCGGGCCCTGGCGGAGGCCGTGGCCGACCGCACCTTGAGGCTGGGGGAGGCGTGA
- a CDS encoding heme exporter protein CcmB, with protein MRRVWLLAFRDLRLEMRDRFGLLSVSAFLGIMLFVMALALGPEEGPLRRAAPGVLWVALAFMSTLLSTRAFALEVEDGTLEDLLLAPGGKEWIYLGKLLFQMLLLLPMGVLALLVVGGLFYLPLERGFALFLTLGLGMLGYASVATFYAGLLSRLRGREVLLPLLLFSLVVPVVLSAVRATVGLLEGLPGDEVAGWWRLLLVFDVVYLTTSTLLFPLVMEG; from the coding sequence GTGCGGCGGGTGTGGCTTCTGGCCTTTAGGGACCTCCGCCTCGAGATGCGGGACCGCTTCGGCCTCCTTTCCGTCTCGGCCTTCCTGGGGATCATGCTCTTCGTCATGGCCCTGGCCTTGGGACCGGAGGAGGGGCCCTTGCGCCGGGCGGCCCCTGGGGTGCTGTGGGTGGCCTTGGCCTTCATGAGCACCCTCCTTTCCACCCGGGCCTTCGCCTTGGAGGTGGAGGATGGTACCCTGGAGGACCTCCTCCTCGCCCCTGGGGGCAAGGAGTGGATCTACCTGGGGAAGCTGCTCTTCCAGATGCTCCTCCTCCTGCCCATGGGCGTTCTTGCCCTCCTCGTGGTCGGGGGCCTTTTCTACCTGCCCCTGGAGCGGGGGTTCGCCCTTTTCCTCACCCTGGGCCTGGGGATGCTGGGCTACGCCAGCGTGGCCACCTTCTACGCCGGCCTTCTCTCCCGGCTTCGGGGGCGGGAGGTGCTCCTGCCCCTCCTCCTCTTTTCCCTGGTGGTGCCCGTGGTGCTTTCGGCGGTGCGGGCTACGGTGGGCCTCTTGGAGGGCCTTCCCGGGGACGAGGTGGCGGGCTGGTGGCGGCTCCTTTTGGTCTTTGACGTGGTCTACCTCACCACGAGCACCCTTCTTTTCCCGCTGGTGATGGAGGGGTGA
- the ccsA gene encoding cytochrome c biogenesis protein CcsA — translation MLKTESPERPDALTWAFLALGVLLLPVGLYLALAAPPDVNQGYLVRIMYLHVPGAWLGYLAFFVTFLYSLLYLFRQNPRYDRLARASAEIGLVFMGLSLVTGMLWARPTWGVYWTWEPRLTTTAILFAVYVGYFLLRGAIEDPELRAKAAAAVGVLGFINVPISYMSVKWWRSLHQTQSIDLTTGKVHMAPEMLQVLLFHLVVFTLLYLGLVRFRGFLAALEDRREEA, via the coding sequence ATGCTGAAAACAGAGAGTCCGGAACGCCCCGACGCCCTCACCTGGGCCTTCCTGGCCCTCGGCGTCCTGCTTTTGCCGGTGGGGCTTTACCTGGCCCTCGCCGCGCCCCCCGATGTCAACCAGGGCTACCTGGTGCGGATCATGTACCTGCACGTGCCCGGGGCCTGGCTCGGCTACCTGGCCTTCTTCGTCACCTTCCTCTACTCCCTGCTCTACCTCTTCCGCCAGAACCCAAGGTACGACCGCCTGGCCCGGGCCAGCGCCGAGATCGGGCTGGTGTTCATGGGCCTTTCCTTGGTGACGGGGATGCTCTGGGCGAGGCCTACCTGGGGGGTGTACTGGACCTGGGAGCCCAGGCTCACCACCACGGCCATCCTCTTCGCCGTGTACGTGGGCTACTTCCTCCTGCGGGGGGCCATAGAGGACCCCGAGCTCCGGGCCAAGGCGGCGGCGGCGGTGGGCGTCTTGGGGTTTATCAACGTGCCCATCAGCTACATGTCGGTCAAGTGGTGGCGGAGCCTGCACCAGACCCAGTCCATTGACCTCACCACGGGGAAGGTCCACATGGCCCCGGAGATGCTCCAGGTCCTCCTTTTCCACCTTGTGGTCTTCACCCTGCTCTACCTGGGCCTGGTGCGCTTCCGGGGGTTTTTGGCGGCCCTCGAGGACAGGAGGGAGGAGGCCTGA
- the ccmE gene encoding cytochrome c maturation protein CcmE, which translates to MRGKYLLGILVVLGALGYMIFGGLGQNLVYFLTPSEYLQDQAKYQHRPVRLGGLVKPGSVRYDKDRLELRFVLTDGVAEVPVLHKGTPPGMFKEGQGVVVEGRFEGGVFQGQNLLVKHSESYRPPQAGWTPEEVRKLIEEAK; encoded by the coding sequence GTGAGGGGCAAGTACCTTCTGGGCATCCTCGTGGTCCTGGGGGCCCTGGGCTACATGATCTTCGGGGGCCTTGGGCAGAACCTGGTCTACTTCCTCACCCCCTCGGAGTACCTCCAGGACCAGGCCAAGTACCAGCACCGCCCCGTGCGCCTGGGAGGGCTGGTGAAGCCGGGCTCGGTGCGGTACGACAAGGACCGTCTGGAGCTCCGCTTCGTGCTCACGGACGGCGTGGCCGAGGTGCCCGTTCTGCACAAGGGCACGCCTCCTGGCATGTTTAAGGAGGGCCAGGGGGTGGTGGTGGAGGGCCGCTTTGAGGGAGGGGTCTTTCAGGGGCAGAACCTCCTGGTGAAGCACTCGGAGAGCTACCGTCCCCCCCAGGCGGGCTGGACCC